The proteins below are encoded in one region of Tamandua tetradactyla isolate mTamTet1 chromosome 9, mTamTet1.pri, whole genome shotgun sequence:
- the EHD1 gene encoding EH domain-containing protein 1, protein MEQPGTATTRATTPGRDPTGAVAKVAGAAARGGERAASPGSGSMFSWVSKDARRKKEPELFQTVAEGLRQLYAQKLLPLEEHYRFHEFHSPALEDADFDNKPMVLLVGQYSTGKTTFIRHLIEQDFPGMRIGPEPTTDSFIAVMHGPTEGVVPGNALVVDPRRPFRKLNAFGNAFLNRFMCAQLPNPVLDSISIIDTPGILSGEKQRISRGYDFAAVLEWFAERVDRIILLFDAHKLDISDEFSEVIKALKNHEDKIRVVLNKADQIETQQLMRVYGALMWSLGKIINTPEVVRVYIGSFWSHPLLIPDNRKLFEAEEQDLFKDIQSLPRNAALRKLNDLIKRARLAKVHAYIISSLKKEMPNVFGKESKKKELVNNLGEIYQKIEREHQISPGDFPSLRKMQELLQTQDFSKFQALKPKLLDTVDDMLANDIARLMVMVRQEESLMPSQAVKGGAFDGTMNGPFGHGYGEGAGEGIDDVEWVVGKDKPTYDEIFYTLSPVNGKITGANAKKEMVKSKLPNTVLGKIWKLADVDKDGLLDDEEFALANHLIKVKLEGHELPADLPPHLVPPSKRRHE, encoded by the exons ATGGAACAGCCAGGAACTG CAACTACGCGAGCCACCACACCCGGGCGCGACCCAACAGGTGCGGTTGCCAAGGTAGCCGGCGCAGCGGCCAGGGGAGGGGAGCGGG CCGCCAGCCCGGGCTCCGGCAGCATGTTCAGCTGGGTCAGCAAGGATGCCCGGCGCAAGAAGGAGCCGGAGCTCTTCCAGACGGTGGCCGAGGGGCTGCGGCAGCTGTACGCGCAGAAGCTGCTGCCCCTGGAGGAGCACTACCGCTTCCATGAGTTCCACTCGCCCGCGCTGGAGGACGCGGACTTCGACAACAAGCCCATGGTGCTCCTCGTGGGCCAGTACAGCACGGGCAAGACCACCTTCATCCGGCACCTGATCGAGCAGGACTTCCCGGGGATGCGCATCGGGCCCGAGCCCACGACCGACTCCTTCATCGCGGTCATGCACGGCCCCACCGAGGGCGTGGTGCCGGGCAACGCGCTCGTCGTCGACCCGCGGCGCCCCTTCCGCAAGCTCAACGCCTTCGGCAATGCCTTCCTCAACAG GTTCATGTGTGCCCAGTTGCCAAATCCCGTCCTGGACAGCATAAGCATCATCGACACACCAGGCATCCTCTCCGGAGAGAAACAGCGTATTAGCAGAG gCTACGACTTCGCTGCCGTCCTGGAGTGGTTCGCCGAGCGCGTGGACCGCATCATCCTGCTCTTTGATGCCCACAAGCTGGACATCTCCGACGAGTTCTCGGAGGTCATCAAGGCCCTCAAGAACCACGAGGACAAGATCCGCGTGGTGCTGAACAAGGCCGACCAGATCGAGACGCAGCAGCTGATGCGCGTCTACGGGGCCCTCATGTGGTCCCTGGGCAAGATCATCAACACGCCCGAGGTGGTCCGCGTCTACATCGGCTCCTTCTGGTCCCACCCGCTCCTCATCCCCGACAACCGCAAGCTCTTCGAGGCCGAGGAGCAGGACCTCTTCAAGGACATCCAGTCCCTGCCCCGAAATGCCGCTCTCCGGAAGCTCAACGACCTGATCAAGCGGGCGCGGCTGGCCAAG GTCCACGCCTACATCATCAGCTCCCTCAAGAAGGAGATGCCCAACGTGTTCGGGAAGGAGAGCAAGAAGAAGGAGCTGGTCAACAACCTGGGCGAGATCTACCAGAAGATCGAGCGGGAGCATCAGATCTCCCCCGGGGACTTCCCGAGCCTCCGCAAGATGCAG GAGCTCCTGCAGACCCAGGACTTCAGCAAGTTCCAGGCCCTGAAGCCCAAGCTGCTGGACACGGTGGACGACATGCTGGCCAACGACATCGCCCGGCTGATGGTGATGGTGCGGCAGGAGGAGTCCCTGATGCCCTCGCAGGCCGTCAAGGGCGGCGCCTTCGACGGCACCATGAACGGGCCCTTCGGGCACGGCTACGGCGAGGGCGCCGGCGAGGGCATCGACGACGTCGAGTGGGTGGTGGGCAAGGACAAGCCCACCTACGACGAGATCTTCTACACCCTGTCGCCCGTCAACGGCAAGATCACGGGTGCCAACGCCAAGAAGGAGATGGTCAAGTCCAAGCTGCCCAACACGGTCCTGGGCAAGATCTGGAAGCTGGCTGACGTGGACAAGGATGGGCTGCTGGACGACGAGGAGTTCGCCCTGGCCAACCACCTCATCAAGGTCAAGCTCGAGGGCCACGAGCTGCCCGCCGACCTGCCCCCACACCTGGTCCCGCCCTCCAAGCGGAGGCACGAGTGA